A stretch of DNA from Nitrosopumilus zosterae:
TTATATTTTAGAATTTCAATACTGGGAATAATGGCTCTTTTTATATTGAAGAGTTCTGAATTTTAAACATGGCTAAATTCAATAAAATTCTAGTACCTCTTGATGGTTCTGCAAACTCAATTAGAGGATTAGATAGAGCTATTGACATTGCTAAAGGTGGTAACGCTGAAATAACTGGATTCTATGTTTTTCATTTACCATTAACAGCAGGAATAAAATATACACAAAAAATGAAAGATGACGCACAGAAAAAAGCTGTCAAAGCAATTGGCCCTGCAATGAATAGAGCTCAAAAGGCTGGTGCTACATTCAAATACAAAACAGGCGGCGGTCATACCGGATCTGAAATTGTCAAATTTGCACAAAATGGAAAATTTGACATGATAGTAATTGGTGCACGAGGTATGGGTGGTGCAAAGGAAGCATTCCTTGGAAGTACCTCAAACTATGTAATGCATAAAACAAAGATTCCTGTATTAGTAGTAAAATAGTTCCTTCCTAACTTTTTCCATTTTTTCATATCATTGATATTCTATACGTAACAACCTACAAGTATAAGGAATATGAAAAATTAATTTTGATGGTGTAAAACATGGTGGAAAATAATTATGATATTTTAGGGATTGTTGAAGGATCAACAGAAAAGGAAATTCGTGATGCATTTAGACGATTAGCTCTTCAATTTCATTCAGATCGTGGGGGAGAAAACGATCAATTTATCAAAATTAAACAGGCATACGAAGATCTCAAAATTGGTAAAAAGTATCCTGATACGGACATTGAAAAAATAAAAAATTCAAGGGTATATTCTGGTGATTCAGAAGCTGATATTAGAAGAAAAAATCAGATCTTAGGTCAAGAACTATCTAAAGAAAT
This window harbors:
- a CDS encoding universal stress protein, with translation MAKFNKILVPLDGSANSIRGLDRAIDIAKGGNAEITGFYVFHLPLTAGIKYTQKMKDDAQKKAVKAIGPAMNRAQKAGATFKYKTGGGHTGSEIVKFAQNGKFDMIVIGARGMGGAKEAFLGSTSNYVMHKTKIPVLVVK